In Trifolium pratense cultivar HEN17-A07 linkage group LG7, ARS_RC_1.1, whole genome shotgun sequence, a genomic segment contains:
- the LOC123897429 gene encoding ATP-dependent 6-phosphofructokinase 6-like: MANQNSVISNNAMLDSATFHVEANKYVSDFLLEDVPHLSDYIPDLPTYPDPLQDNPSYAVVKQYYVNTDDTVAQQIVVHKNSPGGTLFRRAGPAQKVYFDSEEVYACVVTCGGLCPGLNTVIRELVCGLYHMYGVQKVLGIGGGYRGFYSRNTIPLSPKIVNDIHKRGGTILGTSYGGHDTSKIVDSIQDRGINQVYILGGFGTQNEAAMIFEEIRKRGLKVAVVGIPKTIDNDIPVIDKSIGFDTAVEEAQRAINSAHVEAESAENGIGVVKLMGRCSGFIAMYATLASRDVDCCLIPESPFYLDGPGGLLEFIEKRLREQGHMVIVIAEGAGQELIPSNDTSNKNKPDASSDDLFQDVGLWLSQKIKDHFARNTKKTINLKYIDPTYMIRAIPSNASDNVFCTLLAQSAVHGAMAGYTGFTVGPVNGRNCYIPFHLINEGQKRVVITDRMWARLLSSTHQPSFLNPQHITEEAIVE; this comes from the exons aTGGCAAATCAGAATTCAGTAATATCCAACAACGCCATGTTAGATTCTGCTACTTTCCATGTTGAAGCCAACAAATATGTCTCTGACTTTTTACTTGAGGATGTTCCTCACTTGTCTGATTACATCCCTGATCTTCCT ACATATCCTGACCCATTACAAGATAATCCTTCCTATGCAGTTGTTAA ACAGTATTATGTGAATACAGATGATACCGTAGCGCAACAG ATAGTTGTACATAAAAATAGTCCAGGAGGGACACTTTTTCGGCGTGCCGGGCCTGCTCAGAAG GTATATTTTGATTCAGAGGAAGTGTATGCATGTGTTGTTACATGTGGTGGTCTTTGTCCTGGTCTAAATACAGTGATAAGAGAATTAGTTTGTGGCTTATACCATATGTATGGAGTGCAAAAAGTTTTGGGAATAGGG GGAGGATATAGAGGTTTTTACTCTAGAAATACAATTCCTTTATCACCAAAGATTGTGAATGATATCCATAAACGTGGTGGAACCATTTTGGGGACATCATATGGAGGCCATGATACATCAAAGATTGTTGACAGCATTCAGGATCGCGGCATTAATCAAGTTTATATACTTGGAGGATTTGGAACTCAAAATGAAGCTGCTATGATTTTTGAG GAAATTAGAAAACGTGGCTTGAAAGTTGCAGTGGTTGGAATTCCAAAGACTATTGATAATGATATCCCT GTTATTGACAAGTCAATTGGTTTTGACACTGCTGTTGAAGAGGCGCAAAGAGCTATTAATTCTGCCCATGTTGAAGCAGAGAGTGCTGAGAATGGTATTGGTGTTGTGAAGTTAATGGGGCGTTGCAGTG GATTTATAGCCATGTATGCAACTCTTGCGAGCCGAGATGTGGACTGTTGTTTGATTCCAGAGTCACCCTTTTACCTTGACGGACCAGGCGGACTCTTAGAGTTCATTGAGAAAAGACTGAGAGAACAAGGACACATGGTCATAGTAATAGCTGAAGGTGCAGGTCAGGAGCTAATTCCTAGTAATGACACATCTAATAAGAATAAGCCAGATGCTTCTTCTGATGACTTGTTTCAAGATGTTGGTCTGTGGTTATCTCAGAAAATTAag GATCACTTTGcaagaaatacaaaaaagaCTATAAATCTGAAGTACATTG ATCCTACTTACATGATCCGTGCTATTCCAAGTAATGCATCTGATAATGTGTTTTGCACCCTACTTGCTCAAAGTGCCGTTCATGGTGCAATGGCTGGATACACCGGCTTCACAGTTGGCCCAGTTAATGGCAGAAATTGTTACATTCCATTTCAT CTTATAAATGAGGGGCAGAAGAGAGTTGTGATAACAGACCGGATGTGGGCAAGGTTACTGTCCTCAACCCATCAGCCCAGCTTTCTGAATCCTCAACATATCACAGAAGAAGCAATAGTAGAATGA